One segment of Takifugu rubripes chromosome 5, fTakRub1.2, whole genome shotgun sequence DNA contains the following:
- the phospho1 gene encoding probable phosphatase phospho1 isoform X1 → MGDLFFNCCYVPPHPPGEGEPQRSRRTEIMASQSAHISNNKRFLIFFDFDETIVDETSDDMVVQAAPGQHLPSWLKDTYQPGRYNEYMQRVLAYLAEHGVTESDMRNVMEKLPASPGMLTLFQFLRTRQDFEVVLVSDANTFFIESWLRRNGVRQIFHRIFTNPATFNKDGRLVMRPYHSHECLRCPDNMCKQAVVRDYVSRRAQERGRPYQRVFYVGDGANDFCPALALGPRDIAFPRRDFPMHRLITETHEAMPGEFKAVTAPWVSAEEVVQRLRRLLVE, encoded by the coding sequence ATGGGGGATTTGTTCTTCAATTGTTGTTATGTTCCACCTCATCCCCCAGGCGAGGGGGAGCCCCAGAGGTCCAGACGCACAGAGATCATGGCCTCTCAGTCGGCGCACATCTCCAACAACAAGCGCTTCCTCATCTTCTTTGACTTTGACGAGACCATCGTGGATGAAACCAGCGACGACATGGTGGTGCAGGCCGCCCCGGGTCAGCACCTCCCCAGCTGGCTGAAGGACACCTACCAGCCCGGCCGCTACAACGAGTACATGCAGCGCGTCCTGGCCTACCTGGCGGAGCACGGCGTCACCGAGAGCGACATGCGCAACGTCATGGAGAAGCTGCCGGCGTCCCCCGGCATGCTCACCCTCTTCCAGTTCCTGCGCACCCGGCAGGACTTTGAGGTGGTGCTGGTGTCCGACGCCAACACCTTCTTCATCGAGTCTTGGCTGCGGCGAAACGGCGTCCGCCAAATCTTCCACCGGATTTTCACCAACCCGGCGACCTTCAACAAGGACGGCCGGCTGGTGATGCGGCCCTACCACTCCCACGAGTGCCTGCGGTGCCCGGACAACATGTGCAAGCAGGCGGTCGTTCGGGACTACGTGAGTCGCCGGGCGCAGGAGAGGGGGCGTCCGTACCAGAGGGTCTTCTATGTGGGGGACGGAGCCAATGACTTCTGTCCGGCACTCGCCCTGGGACCCCGAGACATCGCCTTCCCGCGACGGGATTTCCCCATGCACCGGCTGATCACGGAGACCCACGAAGCCATGCCCGGAGAGTTCAAGGCGGTCACGGCCCCGTGGGTCAGTgcggaggaggtggtgcagcggctgaggaggctgctggtggagtag
- the znf652 gene encoding zinc finger protein 652, producing the protein MKSCKSFKEEISLPSLGGMSQEEGRRAPVSQSYIYSANSDLDLTGKLYKREVGGKPFSVLVDNKMAPKTSMGDQNVSQLPAQHVTSQPHQPYFREGAAAQEVAAQGAEAGNDATSDETDDEEDGEEEDGEEEGFKREQIIVEVNLNNQTLHVSKGDNKTGNAAEDSERAGSDEDDDEDHDEGEDEEEDDSPDEEEEEEEDDEEDEIATQRSRSKRARRSATSTAANSQPRRKSLRTALSTATAGMATRGRQKRMERPKTKRRSTRSAASSAGSINAGGKPDMEEKEMLACEKCPRVFNTRWYLEKHMNVTHRRMQICDKCGKKFVLESELALHQQTECEKNIQCVSCNKSFKKLWSLHEHIKIVHGYAEKKFSCEICEKKFYTMAHVRKHMVAHTKDMPFTCETCGKSFKRSMSLKVHSLQHSGEKPFRCENCDERFQYKYQLRSHMSIHIGHKQFMCQWCGKDFNMKQYFDEHMKTHTGEKPFICEICGKSFTSRPNMKRHRRTHTGEKPYPCEVCGQRFRFSNMLKAHKEKCFRVTSPVVLQTSGPTVPVRIFGNTFSSSSPSGPGPSTTTPPASSAPLGLGPAGGHLPQRGPVGHAFTQAQLPSTPSHLHPHPTTAQPHITNTPQHPSAHPHHHLAVPSVSHLPPPPALFKSEPLNHCGHEDSSYLHHMPPPDKGPGAPQHHH; encoded by the exons ATGAAATCCTGCAAGAGCTTTAAGGAGGAGATCTCTCTCCCGAGCCTTGGCGGGATGTCACAGGAGGAAGGACGGAGGGCACCGGTGTCCCAGTCCTACATTTACTCCGCTAATTCCGATCTGGACCTGACGGGCAAGCTTTATAAGCGGGAGGTCGGTGGGAAGCCTTTTTCTGTGTTGGTGGACAATAAAATGGCCCCCAAGACGTCCATGGGAGATCAGAACGTGAGTCAGTTGCCTGCTCAACATGTGACGTCTCAGCCGCATCAGCCGTATTTCAGAGAGGGCGCGGCGGCACAGGAGGTGGCGGCGCAGGGCGCTGAGGCCGGCAACGACGCCACGTCTGATGAAACGGATGACGAAGAGGACGGCGAGgaagaggacggagaggaggagggcttCAAGCGCGAGCAGATCATCGTTGAGGTGAACCTGAATAACCAGACGCTCCATGTGTCAAAGGGGGACAACAAAACTGGAAATGCAGCCGAAGACTCCGAGCGAGCGGGCAGCGATGAGGACGACGACGAGGACCACGACGAAggggaagacgaggaggaggacgacagcccggatgaggaggaggaagaagaggaagacgacgAGGAAGATGAGATTGCGActcaaaggtcaaggtcaaagaGGGCTCGTCGGAGTGCTACTAGCACAGCAGCTAACAGCCAGCCACGAAGAAAAAGCCTTAGGACAGCTCTGAGCACTGCCACTGCTGGaatggccaccagggggcgccagaaGCGCATGGAGCGCCCCAAGACCAAGCGCAGGTCTACCAGGTCAGCCGCATCATCTGCAGGCTCCATCAACGCCGGAGGGAAGCCGGACatggaagaaaaggaaatgttgGCCTGCGAAAAGTGCCCACGAGTGTTTAACACGCGCTGGtacctggagaagcacatgaaTGTCACACACAGACGAATGCAGATTTGTGACAAGTGTGGCAAAAAGTTTGTTCTGGAGAGCGAACTGGCCTTACATCAGCAGACCGAATGTGAGAAGAACATCCAG TGTGTCTCCTGCAACAAGTCTTTCAAGAAGCTGTGGTCCCTGCACGAGCACATTAAGATTGTGCACGGCTATGCCGAAAAGAAATTCTCGTGTGAAATCTGCGAGAAGAAGTTCTACACCATGGCTCACGTCCGTAAGCATATGGTTG ctcACACCAAGGATATGCCGTTTACCTGTGAGACTTGTGGGAAGTCGTTCAAACGCAGCATGTCTTTAAAAGTTCACTCGCTGCAGCACTCTGGGGAGAAGCCCTTCCGTTGTGAG AACTGTGACGAGCGGTTCCAGTACAAGTACCAGCTGCGCTCCCACATGAGCATACACATCGGACACAAGCAGTTCATGTGCCAATGGTGCGGCAAGGACTTCAACATGAAGCAGTATTTTGATgagcacatgaaaacacacacag GCGAGAAGCCGTTCATCTGTGAGATCTGTGGGAAGAGCTTCACCAGCCGGCCCAACATGAAGCGCCACCGCCGCACCCACACGGGGGAGAAGCCGTATCCCTGCGAGGTGTGTGGCCAGCGCTTCCGCTTCTCCAACATGCTCAAAGCACACAAGGAGAAGTGTTTCCGGGTCACCAGCCCAGTGGTTCTGCAGACCAGTGGCCCGACGGTGCCTGTCCGGATCTTCGGcaacaccttctcctcctcttctccgtCTGGTCCGGGTCCGTCGACCACAACCCCCCCCGCCTCGTCAGCGCCTCTGGGTCTCGGCCCCGCGGGAGGACACTTACCTCAGCGGGGCCCCGTTGGACACGCGTTCACCCAAGCGCAGCTCCCTTCgaccccctcccacctccacccccaccccaccacggCTCAACCGCACATCACCAACACACCCCAGCACCCCTCAGcgcacccccaccaccacctggcTGTTCCCTCAGTCTCTCACCTGCCCCCGCCCCCTGCCCTTTTCAAAAGTGAGCCCTTAAACCATTGCGGGCATGAAGACAGCAGCTACCTGCACCACATGCCCCCCCCTGATAAGGGCCCAGGAGCGCCCCAGCACCACCACTGA
- the phospho1 gene encoding probable phosphatase phospho1 isoform X2, with protein sequence MASQSAHISNNKRFLIFFDFDETIVDETSDDMVVQAAPGQHLPSWLKDTYQPGRYNEYMQRVLAYLAEHGVTESDMRNVMEKLPASPGMLTLFQFLRTRQDFEVVLVSDANTFFIESWLRRNGVRQIFHRIFTNPATFNKDGRLVMRPYHSHECLRCPDNMCKQAVVRDYVSRRAQERGRPYQRVFYVGDGANDFCPALALGPRDIAFPRRDFPMHRLITETHEAMPGEFKAVTAPWVSAEEVVQRLRRLLVE encoded by the coding sequence ATGGCCTCTCAGTCGGCGCACATCTCCAACAACAAGCGCTTCCTCATCTTCTTTGACTTTGACGAGACCATCGTGGATGAAACCAGCGACGACATGGTGGTGCAGGCCGCCCCGGGTCAGCACCTCCCCAGCTGGCTGAAGGACACCTACCAGCCCGGCCGCTACAACGAGTACATGCAGCGCGTCCTGGCCTACCTGGCGGAGCACGGCGTCACCGAGAGCGACATGCGCAACGTCATGGAGAAGCTGCCGGCGTCCCCCGGCATGCTCACCCTCTTCCAGTTCCTGCGCACCCGGCAGGACTTTGAGGTGGTGCTGGTGTCCGACGCCAACACCTTCTTCATCGAGTCTTGGCTGCGGCGAAACGGCGTCCGCCAAATCTTCCACCGGATTTTCACCAACCCGGCGACCTTCAACAAGGACGGCCGGCTGGTGATGCGGCCCTACCACTCCCACGAGTGCCTGCGGTGCCCGGACAACATGTGCAAGCAGGCGGTCGTTCGGGACTACGTGAGTCGCCGGGCGCAGGAGAGGGGGCGTCCGTACCAGAGGGTCTTCTATGTGGGGGACGGAGCCAATGACTTCTGTCCGGCACTCGCCCTGGGACCCCGAGACATCGCCTTCCCGCGACGGGATTTCCCCATGCACCGGCTGATCACGGAGACCCACGAAGCCATGCCCGGAGAGTTCAAGGCGGTCACGGCCCCGTGGGTCAGTgcggaggaggtggtgcagcggctgaggaggctgctggtggagtag